GGAGAGGTCGCGCCCGTGCTGCTCGAACACCGGATCGATGATCACGCCCTGCCGGCTCGGCACGTCGGCCAGCAGATAGGTGAAGGTGCCGGTGGCGGCATCGAAGAGCTGGCGGAAGAGCAGCGGGCCGCCACCGGCGGCGGCAGCCAGGAGGGCGGGGGCGGGAGCGAAAGCACCGGGGGAGGAGGCGGCCATGCGGCATCCCTGCAGACTGCTATGACGATAGCCGCATAGAGGGGAATAACGCAATCGCCCTCGCCGGGGCACGCCTGCCCCGCTCCCCGGCGGCAGGCGGAAGGCCATGGCAGAATGCTTCTAGACTCATAGAGAATCACCATGGCCGGCCCGGGCTCCATGCCCTCTCCCCAGCTGCTGGAGGAGTACTGCCACTTCTTCCGGATCCTGAGCGAGCCGGCCCGGCTGCAGTTGCTCTGCCAGCTCAAGCAGGGGCCGCTGGACGTGGCCGCCCTGATCGAGGCCACGGGCTTCTCCCAGTCGCACATCAGCCGCCAGCTGGGCCAGTTGCAGCGGGCCGGCCTGGTGCGCTGCGAACGCGATGGGGTCCGCACCATCTGGCACGCCGACAGCGAGCTGGTGGACGACCTCTGCACCCTGGTGCAGACCCGCCTGCGCCAGCGCCTGGAGGCCCAGCTGCAGCAGCTCGGGGCCGCCTGAAGCCGGCCCGGGCCGCCCTCCCTGCCCCCACCCCAACCCGCGTGGGGCTGCCGCCACTGACAGCACACCAGACAGCACACCAGGGCAGACCATGACAGGATCGCGCCACCTCTGGCCCTCTCCAGGTTCGGCGCCATGCCTGAAGCCCTGCGCGGCTCCACCCGTCCGCTCCCCGTCCCCGCCGCTGCGCGCGGCTGGCAACCGCCGGCGCGCCCCAGGCGGCGGGCTGCCCTGGTGGCCCTGCTCGGGCTGATTCCCCTGGCCGCCTGCGCTCCCCAGGACGGCTCCGGCCTGCAGAGCCCGAAACTCAGTGGCATCACCGGCCGCGGCAAGCTGGTGTGCGGCGTGGAGGGCACCCTGCCGGGCTTCAGCTTCGTGGAGCCCGACGGCCGCTATTCCGGCCTCGATGTGGACACCTGCAAGGCGGTGGCCGCCGTGGTGCTCGGCGATCCCGAGAAGGTGGAATACCGCAACCTCAACTCCAGCGAGCGCTTCGCGGCCCTGGCCAGCGGCGAGGTGGACATGCTGGCCCGCAACACCACCGCCACCCTCAGCCGCGACGCCGCCGGCGGCAACGGCCTCAGCTTCGCCCCCACCACCTTCTATGACGGCCAGGGGGTGATGGCGCCGGTGAAGAGCGGCATCACCAGCCTCAAGGGCCTGGCCGGCAAGGCGATCTGCGTGGAGAGCGGCACCACCACCGAGCTCAACCTGGCCGATCGGATGCGCGAGATCAACGTGCCCTACACGCCGCTGAAGTTCCAGACCAGCGACCAGACCTACGCCGCCTACCTGGGCGGCCGCTGCGCCGCCGTCACCAGCGACCGCTCCCAGCTGGCCGGCAAGCGCAGCAGCTTCCCCACCCCCGACGACCACCAGCTGCTGCCGGATGTGCTCAGCAAGGAGCCGCTGTCACCGGCCACCACCAACGCCGATCCGGCCTGGGCCGATGCCCTGCGCTGGATCGTGTTCAGCCTGATGCAGGCCGAGGAGTGGGGCATCACCCAGGCCAACCTCGACAGCAAGCTGGCCGAGGCCAAGGCCAACACCAACCTGGCCGACCTGCGACGCTTCTTCGGCGTGGAGGGCGACTTCGGCCGCCAGCTCGGCCTGCCCGCCGACTTCACGGTGCGGGCGATCCGGGCCGTGGGCAACTACGGCGAGATCTTCGAGCGCAACGTGGGCACCACCTCGCGGCTCAAGCTCGAGCGGGGCCTCAACCGGCTGTGGACCCAGGGCGGCCTGATCTACGCCCAGCCCTTCCGCTGATGGCGCTGCCCCCGCAACCGCTCCCGATCCCCTGGTGGCGGAACCGGCGCCTGCTGCCCTGGCTGCTGCAGGCGGCGGTGGCCCTGGTGGTGCTGGTGCTGATCGCCTTCCTTCTGGGCAACCTGATCCGCAACCTCACGGCGGCGGGGCTGCTGCTCACCTGGCGCTGGCTGGGCCAGCCCGCCAGCTTCGACATCAGCGAAACCACCCTTCCCTTCAACGCCGCCCTCCCCTACTGGCGGGCCCTGCTGGCCGGCCTGGCCAACACCCTGCGGGCCGTGGTGAGCGGCCTGATCGGCGCCACCGTGCTGGGCACCCTGGCGGGCATGGCCAACTTCAGCAGCAACGGGCTGCTGCGGGGCCTGGTGCGGGGCTACGTGGAGGTGGTGCGCAACATCCCCCTGCTGCTGCAGCTGGTGTTCTGGTATTTCGTGGTGTTCCTCGCGCTGCCCAACGGCGCCGCCGCCTTCCAGTTGCCGGGGCTCACCCTGGCCAAGTCCGGGCTCTACCTGGCCGGGTTCGCCCAGGGCGGCTGGACGGGGCCCACCCTGGTGAACGGGGTGTGGCAGGCCCCCCTGCGGCTGAGCGTGGAGTTCGGCGCCCTGCTGTGCGGGCTGGTGGTGTACTCGGGGGCCTACATCGCCGAGGTGGTGCGGGCCGGTATCGCCGCGGTGCCTGCGGGCCAGTGGGAAGCGGCCTCCTCCCTGGGCCTGGGCTGGCTGGCCACCGTGCGGCACGTGGTGCTGCCCCAGGCGCTGCGGGTGATCGTGCCGGGCCTCAACACCCAGTACATCTCCCTGGCCAAGAACTCCTCGCTGGCGGTGGCCGTGGGCTACCCAGACCTCTACGCCGTGGCCGAGACCACCCTCAACCAGACCGGCCGGGCGGTGGAGGTGGTGATCCTGCTGCTGGCGGCCTACCTGGTGCTGGATCTGCTGATCTCGGCGGTGATGAACGGCCTCAACCGGCTGGTGCAGATCCGGGAGCGCTGAGATGGCACCATCTTCCCCCCCATCGGCTTCCCCCCTGCGAGGGCTGGCCGGCCGGCTGCGCCGCGAGCTGTTCGCCACCCCCGTCGATGGCCTGATCACCCTGGTGCTGCTCGGCGTGATCGGCGGCGGCCTCACGGGCCTGCTGCGCTGGGCCCTCACCCAGACCGACTGGGCCGTGATCCGGCTGAACAGCACCCTCTTCGCCGTGGGGCGCTACCCCCTGGAGCAGCAGTGGCGGCTCTGGTGGCTGCTGGCCCTGCTCAGCGCCGCGGCCGGCCTCACCTGGGGCCTGCTGCGCAGCCAGCCCCGGCCCGACCGGAGCGGCAGGCTGTGGCCGGCCGCCGACCGCTGGGCCTGCGGGCTGATCGCCGGCCTGGCCCTCTGGACCCCCTGGGCCCTGCAGCTCTCCGCCGCCATCAGCCTGCGCTGGGCGGGCCTGGCCGCCCTGCTGCTGGCCCTGCGCTGGCTGAGCGGGCGGCTGGGGCAGGGGCTGAGTCAGCGCCAGGGTTCCCGGGCCCTGCGCAGCCTGGCCCTGCTCTGGCCGGCCCTTTACCTGATCGGCATGGTGCTGATCAGCGGCGGCCTCGGCCTGGGGGCGGTGCCGAGCGCCGAGTGGGGCGGGCTGCTGCTCACCCTGCTGCAGGCCAGCTTCGCGATCCTGCTCTGCTTTCCCCTGGGCGTGCTGCTGGCCCTGGGGCGGCGCAGCAACCTGCCCCTGCTGCGCTGGGGCTCGGTGCTCTACATCGAGTTCGTGCGCGGGGCGCCGCTGATCACCCTGCTCTTTCTGGGGCAGAACATCCTCGGCTTCCTGCTGCCGGGAGGGCTCGCCCCCGAGCGGGTGTGGCGCGCCGCCTGGGTGCTCACCTTCTTCGCCGCCGCCTACCTGGCCGAGGCGGTGCGCTCCGGCCTGGCGGCCGTGCCCAAGGGGCAGCACGAGGCCGCCCGCTCCCTCGGACTCGGCCCCCGGCAGACCCTGCAGCACGTGGTGCTGCCCCAGGCCCTGCGGGTGGCCCTGCCGGTGATGGTGAGCCAGTTCATCTCCCTGCTGCAGGACACCACCCTGCTGTCGCTGATCGGGCTGCTCGAGCTGCTCGGCACCGCCCGGGCCGTGATGGCCAACCCGGCCTTCCTGGGCGACTACGGCGAGGTGTACCTCACCCTGGCGGTGCTGTTCTGGGGCTGCTGCACCGCCCTGGGCCTGGGCAGCCGCGCCCTCGAACACCGCCTCGATCCCCGTCACACCGCCTCCACCCGATGACCACCCCCTCTTCTGCCGGGCCCACCGGCCCGATCCTGCAGGCCGAGGCCGTGCACAAGTGGTACCCCAAC
This portion of the Cyanobium sp. NIES-981 genome encodes:
- a CDS encoding helix-turn-helix transcriptional regulator — translated: MPSPQLLEEYCHFFRILSEPARLQLLCQLKQGPLDVAALIEATGFSQSHISRQLGQLQRAGLVRCERDGVRTIWHADSELVDDLCTLVQTRLRQRLEAQLQQLGAA
- a CDS encoding amino acid ABC transporter substrate-binding protein, with the translated sequence MALLGLIPLAACAPQDGSGLQSPKLSGITGRGKLVCGVEGTLPGFSFVEPDGRYSGLDVDTCKAVAAVVLGDPEKVEYRNLNSSERFAALASGEVDMLARNTTATLSRDAAGGNGLSFAPTTFYDGQGVMAPVKSGITSLKGLAGKAICVESGTTTELNLADRMREINVPYTPLKFQTSDQTYAAYLGGRCAAVTSDRSQLAGKRSSFPTPDDHQLLPDVLSKEPLSPATTNADPAWADALRWIVFSLMQAEEWGITQANLDSKLAEAKANTNLADLRRFFGVEGDFGRQLGLPADFTVRAIRAVGNYGEIFERNVGTTSRLKLERGLNRLWTQGGLIYAQPFR
- a CDS encoding ABC transporter permease subunit (The N-terminal region of this protein, as described by TIGR01726, is a three transmembrane segment that identifies a subfamily of ABC transporter permease subunits, which specificities that include histidine, arginine, glutamine, glutamate, L-cystine (sic), the opines (in Agrobacterium) octopine and nopaline, etc.); the protein is MALPPQPLPIPWWRNRRLLPWLLQAAVALVVLVLIAFLLGNLIRNLTAAGLLLTWRWLGQPASFDISETTLPFNAALPYWRALLAGLANTLRAVVSGLIGATVLGTLAGMANFSSNGLLRGLVRGYVEVVRNIPLLLQLVFWYFVVFLALPNGAAAFQLPGLTLAKSGLYLAGFAQGGWTGPTLVNGVWQAPLRLSVEFGALLCGLVVYSGAYIAEVVRAGIAAVPAGQWEAASSLGLGWLATVRHVVLPQALRVIVPGLNTQYISLAKNSSLAVAVGYPDLYAVAETTLNQTGRAVEVVILLLAAYLVLDLLISAVMNGLNRLVQIRER
- a CDS encoding amino acid ABC transporter permease, giving the protein MAPSSPPSASPLRGLAGRLRRELFATPVDGLITLVLLGVIGGGLTGLLRWALTQTDWAVIRLNSTLFAVGRYPLEQQWRLWWLLALLSAAAGLTWGLLRSQPRPDRSGRLWPAADRWACGLIAGLALWTPWALQLSAAISLRWAGLAALLLALRWLSGRLGQGLSQRQGSRALRSLALLWPALYLIGMVLISGGLGLGAVPSAEWGGLLLTLLQASFAILLCFPLGVLLALGRRSNLPLLRWGSVLYIEFVRGAPLITLLFLGQNILGFLLPGGLAPERVWRAAWVLTFFAAAYLAEAVRSGLAAVPKGQHEAARSLGLGPRQTLQHVVLPQALRVALPVMVSQFISLLQDTTLLSLIGLLELLGTARAVMANPAFLGDYGEVYLTLAVLFWGCCTALGLGSRALEHRLDPRHTASTR